TTCCCGCGATACTGGTGTCTCAACTAACTACTTGCTGAGTTTGACAGTCTAGCCGAGGAAAGTCCTGTCGAGGAAAGTCCTGAGAAACTCTCCAAAAGGATTAGTGCCGCCTCTGGGGGATTGGGCTAAATTAGCTGGTATTTACTGCAAAAAATCTGCAAAAAATATTTTCCAGGGGGCGATCGCCTATGAACCTGCAATCTTTCACGCGGCAAATCCTGGTTTGGTCTGTTGGGTTTATGTTGGGGTTTCTGGGGCTGCTGGGCTGGAGTTCACCCGCCTTTGCAAACGGAGACTCGGCGGAAGCGATTTTTCGAGAGGCGTACAGCCATCGCTACACCTGGAACGAGGCATTTCCGGGCTACTCGGCACAGGTGAAACTGCGGGATGGAGAGCAACAGTTTGAGGGGGAAGCGCATCTGCTGCCCGACTATGCCGTCACTGTTCAGAAATCCGGCAGTGAAGATCTGCGGCAAATTGTCGCTGCCCAGCTTCAAATGACTGCCACCCATTTGACTCGATCGCCCTTTGAGCAGTTCCATGCCCACAGCCAGTTTGAGCAAGCCGGACAGGACGAAACTGGAGCCGTCAAGATTGAGGAAATGGGGGATCAGGCGGACTCGTTCTACAGGGTAAAGGATCAGCAAATTATCCAGGTGAACCGCACCTTAGGCGGGCTGAAAGTGGAGGTCAACACGATCGACTCAATGCAGACGGACGAAGGCTATCTCCCCGTTCGCTTTCAGGTGATCT
This is a stretch of genomic DNA from Leptolyngbya ohadii IS1. It encodes these proteins:
- a CDS encoding DUF3386 family protein codes for the protein MNLQSFTRQILVWSVGFMLGFLGLLGWSSPAFANGDSAEAIFREAYSHRYTWNEAFPGYSAQVKLRDGEQQFEGEAHLLPDYAVTVQKSGSEDLRQIVAAQLQMTATHLTRSPFEQFHAHSQFEQAGQDETGAVKIEEMGDQADSFYRVKDQQIIQVNRTLGGLKVEVNTIDSMQTDEGYLPVRFQVIFRDATTGDVIERDDIRDSYEKVGDYYLLGKREIRSGVEERSVNKLLPDTVVEFNQLKLDT